One genomic segment of Candidatus Polarisedimenticolia bacterium includes these proteins:
- a CDS encoding cysteine synthase family protein, with translation MTPERNALRNMLGSIGRTPLIRLERLPARDGAEIYVKWEGANPTGSMKDRMALSMVEGAERRGELEPGSRVIDYTGGSTGSSLAMVCAAKGYRALFASSDAFAEEKLQTMRAFGAELLIVKSENRRITPELIQTLIGRVRELAAEPQTFWTDQFNNTDNRAAYHAMADEILEALGGKVDAFVMGVGTGGCFSGNAERLKERLPAIRCAATEPATSRALSGEGKPGGHRQEGIGPGFVPKICRLDLADEIIAVTDDDAQATARRLAKEEGIFGGITSGANVWAAQRLAKQLGPGKRVVTVIVDSGLKYLQGDLYR, from the coding sequence ATGACCCCGGAACGAAACGCCCTAAGGAACATGCTTGGATCGATCGGCAGGACTCCTCTGATCCGCCTCGAGCGCCTCCCGGCGCGCGACGGGGCCGAGATCTACGTGAAGTGGGAGGGCGCGAACCCGACCGGTAGCATGAAGGATCGGATGGCGCTGTCGATGGTGGAAGGGGCGGAGCGCCGCGGGGAGCTCGAGCCCGGCAGCCGGGTCATCGATTACACCGGCGGCAGCACCGGAAGCTCGCTGGCGATGGTGTGCGCGGCGAAAGGCTACCGGGCGCTCTTCGCCTCCTCGGACGCCTTCGCGGAGGAGAAGCTGCAGACGATGCGGGCCTTCGGGGCGGAGCTGCTCATCGTCAAGAGCGAGAACCGGAGAATCACCCCGGAGCTCATCCAGACTCTGATTGGGCGTGTCCGGGAGCTCGCCGCCGAGCCGCAGACCTTCTGGACCGATCAGTTCAACAACACCGACAATCGCGCCGCCTACCACGCGATGGCCGACGAGATCCTGGAAGCGCTCGGAGGGAAAGTCGACGCGTTTGTGATGGGCGTCGGGACGGGAGGCTGCTTCTCCGGGAACGCCGAGAGGCTCAAGGAGCGCCTCCCCGCGATCCGCTGCGCCGCCACCGAGCCGGCCACGTCACGGGCGCTCTCGGGAGAAGGAAAGCCCGGTGGGCATCGCCAGGAAGGCATCGGCCCCGGCTTCGTCCCGAAGATCTGCCGGCTCGATCTGGCCGACGAGATCATCGCGGTCACCGACGACGACGCCCAGGCGACCGCGCGGCGCCTGGCGAAAGAAGAAGGGATCTTCGGCGGGATCACGAGCGGTGCCAACGTCTGGGCTGCCCAGCGCCTCGCGAAGCAGCTCGGCCCCGGCAAGCGCGTCGTCACCGTGATCGTCGACTCGGGCCTGAAATACCTCCAGGGCGATCTGTATCGATAG
- a CDS encoding VOC family protein → MANTEPIDPRVDIGHVHLKVADLERALSFYRDVLGFELTQRYGDSAAFVSAGGYHHHIGMNVWESQGGSPPPRRSTGLYHVAIRYPDRRSLADALRRLLAAGVPLEGASDHGVSEALYLRDPDGNGLELYRDRPRDEWPRGAGGAVNMKTDPLDLESLLAELDTPP, encoded by the coding sequence ATGGCCAACACCGAGCCGATCGACCCTCGAGTCGACATCGGGCACGTCCACTTGAAGGTGGCCGACCTCGAGCGGGCGCTCTCCTTCTATCGCGACGTTCTGGGGTTCGAGCTGACGCAGCGCTACGGCGACTCGGCCGCTTTCGTCTCGGCCGGAGGCTATCACCACCACATCGGGATGAACGTCTGGGAGAGCCAGGGCGGCTCGCCGCCGCCGCGGCGATCGACGGGACTCTACCACGTGGCCATCCGCTATCCCGATCGGCGATCCCTGGCCGACGCCCTGCGGCGCCTGCTCGCCGCCGGCGTTCCGCTCGAAGGCGCCAGCGACCATGGCGTCAGCGAGGCGCTCTATCTGCGCGATCCCGACGGCAACGGGCTGGAGCTGTACCGGGATCGGCCGCGCGACGAATGGCCGCGCGGCGCCGGCGGAGCCGTGAACATGAAGACCGACCCGCTCGATCTGGAATCGCTTCTGGCGGAGCTCGACACGCCCCCCTGA
- a CDS encoding SgcJ/EcaC family oxidoreductase: MEIDGRSAKWMKPEMPARFHPLFLASLALAFCLLIPACRKEATPAKAAAAKPDAAEVEAIAKLRESFLKAHNEGNIDRLMELFTEDAVLIPAEEATCEGKEEIAAYFNDILEENPSTLEFDVQEDRILSDWAFERIDVTLVTTDPVTREEIEVWVRYLWILKREAPGSWKIARLIFNTDDSDSKEEGKDLAPKT; encoded by the coding sequence ATGGAGATCGACGGCCGTTCGGCCAAGTGGATGAAACCCGAGATGCCCGCCCGTTTCCACCCTCTCTTCCTCGCGAGTCTCGCCTTGGCTTTCTGCCTCCTGATCCCCGCCTGCCGCAAGGAGGCGACTCCCGCGAAGGCCGCCGCCGCGAAGCCCGATGCGGCCGAGGTGGAGGCGATCGCGAAGCTCCGGGAGAGCTTCCTCAAGGCGCACAACGAGGGGAACATCGACCGGCTCATGGAGCTTTTCACCGAGGACGCCGTCCTCATCCCGGCCGAAGAGGCGACCTGCGAGGGGAAGGAAGAGATCGCCGCCTACTTCAACGACATCCTGGAGGAAAACCCTTCGACGCTCGAGTTCGACGTGCAGGAGGACCGAATCCTCTCCGACTGGGCCTTCGAGCGGATCGACGTGACGCTCGTCACGACCGATCCCGTGACGCGGGAGGAGATCGAGGTCTGGGTGAGGTACCTCTGGATCCTGAAGCGGGAGGCGCCGGGATCGTGGAAGATCGCGCGGCTGATATTCAACACCGACGATTCGGACAGCAAGGAAGAGGGAAAAGACCTGGCGCCGAAGACGTAA
- a CDS encoding class I SAM-dependent methyltransferase, translating to MFAVTMHVSSTLPSGSSPGDGPDPLHPHPPLKRYYASEEERRKRVSRWFDQAAAHYNFITQAMSLGSGHRYRKRALARAGLARGMKVLDVACGTGILSSHAQRIVGEEGLVVGLDLSAGMLRQARRGGVRHLAQGDAELLPVASGQFDFLDMGYALRHVADLRATFQEFRRVLKPGGKILILEITPPRSRFRLGLVRLCLGRVVPMIALLVGGGRGSQELMKYYWDTIETCVAPPVILAALREAGFSSAERHVELGIFSEYLAAS from the coding sequence GTGTTCGCCGTGACCATGCATGTCTCGTCGACGCTGCCTTCCGGAAGTTCGCCAGGGGATGGGCCCGATCCGCTGCATCCTCACCCGCCTCTGAAGCGATACTACGCGAGCGAAGAGGAGCGGCGGAAGCGCGTCAGCCGGTGGTTCGACCAGGCCGCGGCGCACTACAACTTCATCACGCAGGCGATGAGCCTCGGCTCGGGGCATCGCTACCGGAAGCGGGCGCTGGCGCGCGCCGGCCTGGCGCGCGGCATGAAAGTCCTGGACGTCGCCTGCGGGACGGGCATCCTCTCCTCGCACGCCCAACGGATCGTCGGAGAGGAGGGTCTCGTGGTCGGCCTCGATCTCAGCGCCGGCATGCTCCGGCAGGCGCGGCGAGGCGGCGTGCGCCACCTCGCCCAGGGCGACGCCGAGCTGCTTCCGGTGGCGAGCGGGCAGTTCGACTTCCTCGACATGGGCTACGCGCTGCGCCACGTCGCCGACCTGCGCGCCACGTTTCAAGAGTTCCGGCGCGTGCTGAAGCCCGGGGGAAAAATCCTGATCCTGGAAATCACGCCGCCCCGCTCCCGCTTCCGGCTCGGCCTGGTGCGCCTCTGCCTCGGACGGGTGGTCCCGATGATCGCCCTGCTGGTGGGCGGCGGGCGGGGATCGCAGGAGCTGATGAAGTACTACTGGGACACCATCGAGACTTGCGTCGCGCCGCCGGTCATCCTCGCGGCGCTTCGGGAAGCGGGCTTCTCGAGCGCCGAGCGGCACGTGGAGCTGGGCATCTTCAGCGAGTACCTGGCGGCAAGCTGA
- a CDS encoding lysophospholipid acyltransferase family protein — protein MIGSPAAPGTARRLARPPHAPERGWSWRLLRSFHVTGVFWYRFHCWVVRTFPPPVLVLFIYFFQVAFFLCLRRIRAAIASNLEPVLGACGWWERQRRIWRTMLSFGWCLTERYERLSTQRPFHLEMENAAHLMEVSGPGAGILFVTAHLGNYEVGSMLPAEVGSRPVHLVREPEADPKAQAFIQDVLAGFTQTRYSMHFQNSDPLQGLALLDALRRGEIVAVQGDRPRAGTRAIEATLFGKPFPLPPGPAALARTSGVPMLPVFVFRERRRRYRVVFRPPIRVARTDDASADLTTAMRQVAAEVEWAIRAAPHQWFCFKQLWP, from the coding sequence GTGATCGGATCTCCGGCCGCGCCCGGAACCGCGCGGCGGCTCGCGAGGCCGCCCCACGCTCCGGAGCGCGGATGGTCGTGGCGGCTCCTCCGATCTTTCCACGTCACCGGCGTGTTCTGGTATCGCTTCCATTGCTGGGTCGTACGGACCTTCCCGCCGCCGGTCCTGGTCCTCTTCATCTATTTTTTCCAGGTCGCCTTCTTCCTCTGCCTACGGCGGATCCGCGCGGCGATCGCCTCGAATCTCGAGCCGGTCCTCGGTGCGTGCGGATGGTGGGAGAGGCAGCGGCGGATTTGGAGGACGATGCTGTCCTTCGGCTGGTGCCTGACGGAGCGCTACGAGCGCCTGAGCACGCAGCGGCCGTTCCACCTGGAGATGGAAAACGCCGCCCACCTGATGGAGGTGTCGGGGCCCGGCGCCGGCATCCTGTTCGTCACGGCGCACCTGGGAAACTACGAGGTCGGCTCGATGCTGCCGGCGGAGGTGGGGAGCCGTCCGGTCCACCTGGTCCGCGAGCCGGAGGCCGACCCGAAGGCGCAGGCCTTCATCCAGGACGTCCTGGCGGGATTCACTCAGACGCGCTACTCGATGCACTTCCAGAACAGCGACCCGCTCCAGGGGCTTGCGCTCCTGGACGCTCTGCGGCGCGGGGAAATCGTGGCGGTGCAGGGCGATCGGCCGCGCGCCGGGACGCGGGCGATCGAGGCGACGCTCTTCGGGAAGCCGTTCCCGCTGCCGCCGGGCCCCGCCGCGCTGGCGCGGACCTCCGGAGTCCCGATGCTCCCGGTGTTCGTCTTCCGCGAGCGGCGGCGGCGCTACCGCGTCGTGTTCCGCCCGCCGATCCGCGTGGCGCGCACCGACGACGCCTCCGCCGATCTCACCACCGCGATGCGGCAGGTGGCGGCGGAAGTCGAATGGGCGATCCGCGCCGCCCCCCACCAGTGGTTCTGCTTCAAACAGCTTTGGCCGTGA
- a CDS encoding class I SAM-dependent methyltransferase produces MLPAAFRAGRDERLERLLPAELLPLFDDRFIGSCVLFEEYVGRLAVRIAGELGLEPAAREPGTAAEIAARAGLDPAAAPVPVEWLLATLAARGIAAREVGGRYRVAAIPADPDLREILDAQQKHDPSSLASYRMADLAAGHYPAVLHGEVSGEEALFAPDRIGAWFEYFSNDNPIYAISNRLGALAAERALPSGGEILELGGGLGSGAEAILERFAQTGRAGGIRAYRFTEIAPSFLRRGQRRLSARFAAVPLAFSRLDMDRPFAEAGLPAEPFALVTGINTLHVARDLEFTLGEIRSVLKPGGSLVLSECIRPFADRPVGIEFLFNLLGVFRAPRLVAPWRPRGGFLAPENWTAALHACGFRDARVYPDIARIRDVCPAFVVAAITAVRA; encoded by the coding sequence ATGCTCCCTGCCGCCTTCCGAGCCGGACGCGACGAGCGCCTCGAGCGGCTGCTCCCCGCCGAGCTGCTTCCCCTGTTCGACGATCGTTTCATCGGGTCGTGCGTTCTCTTCGAAGAATACGTCGGGCGGCTCGCGGTCCGGATCGCGGGCGAGCTGGGGCTCGAGCCGGCCGCGCGCGAGCCGGGGACGGCCGCGGAGATCGCGGCGCGCGCCGGACTCGACCCGGCCGCCGCTCCCGTGCCCGTCGAATGGCTGCTCGCCACGCTGGCTGCCCGGGGGATCGCCGCGCGCGAGGTTGGAGGGCGCTATCGGGTCGCGGCGATTCCGGCCGATCCCGATCTCCGCGAGATCCTCGACGCCCAACAAAAGCACGACCCGTCGTCGCTGGCGTCGTACCGGATGGCCGATCTCGCGGCCGGACACTACCCGGCGGTGCTCCACGGCGAGGTGAGCGGCGAGGAGGCGCTGTTCGCGCCCGATCGGATCGGGGCCTGGTTCGAGTACTTCTCCAACGACAACCCAATCTACGCGATCAGCAACCGTCTCGGCGCTCTGGCGGCGGAGCGGGCTCTGCCTTCCGGAGGAGAGATCCTCGAGCTCGGCGGCGGCCTCGGAAGCGGGGCGGAGGCGATTCTGGAGCGCTTCGCCCAGACCGGACGGGCCGGGGGGATCCGGGCCTACCGCTTCACCGAAATCGCCCCCTCCTTCCTGCGCCGCGGCCAGAGGCGGCTTTCGGCGAGATTCGCGGCCGTCCCGCTTGCCTTCAGCCGGCTCGACATGGATCGTCCCTTCGCCGAGGCGGGCCTGCCGGCGGAGCCCTTCGCGCTGGTCACGGGGATCAACACGCTGCACGTCGCGCGCGATCTCGAATTCACGCTGGGGGAGATCCGGAGCGTCCTGAAGCCGGGGGGATCCCTGGTTCTCTCCGAGTGCATCCGCCCCTTCGCCGATCGGCCGGTCGGCATCGAGTTCCTGTTCAACCTCCTGGGGGTGTTCCGCGCCCCGCGCCTGGTCGCGCCCTGGCGCCCGAGGGGCGGGTTTCTGGCGCCGGAGAACTGGACCGCGGCCCTTCACGCCTGCGGCTTTCGCGACGCCAGGGTCTATCCCGACATCGCGCGGATCCGCGACGTCTGCCCGGCGTTCGTGGTCGCCGCGATCACGGCCGTGCGCGCGTGA